In Streptomyces canus, one DNA window encodes the following:
- a CDS encoding ATP-binding protein, which translates to MCEEHRAEATPELAVAHLRARSWPCRPAEARQAVERAVSERCRTTHTLCDAQALSDALLVASELTTNAILHGGGITDFHVDVEGRGVCLSVSDRSAELPVAKEPVDPQGRWRPGGHGWPIVCRLARDVRVTDLPSGGKCITAVVPLS; encoded by the coding sequence ATGTGCGAGGAGCACAGGGCCGAAGCCACCCCCGAACTCGCCGTCGCGCACCTGCGCGCGCGATCATGGCCGTGCCGGCCGGCCGAGGCACGACAGGCGGTCGAGCGGGCCGTGTCCGAGCGCTGCCGCACCACGCACACCTTGTGCGATGCGCAGGCCCTCTCGGACGCGCTGCTCGTCGCCTCCGAACTCACCACCAACGCGATCCTGCACGGCGGCGGCATCACCGACTTCCACGTCGACGTCGAGGGCCGGGGCGTGTGCCTGTCGGTCAGCGACCGCAGCGCCGAGCTGCCGGTCGCCAAGGAACCCGTCGATCCGCAGGGCAGGTGGCGGCCCGGCGGCCACGGCTGGCCGATCGTCTGCCGCCTGGCCCGCGACGTCCGGGTGACCGACCTGCCCTCGGGCGGGAAGTGCATCACCGCCGTGGTGCCCCTGAGCTGA
- a CDS encoding SigB/SigF/SigG family RNA polymerase sigma factor translates to MLTDTSTSRPTTQDRPAPAGRRRHDDAPDTMALFARLAGLEQGPERDALRDELVTAWLPMAHRIAGRFRDRGESLEDLRQVAALGLVKAIDRFEPERGAFESYAVPTITGEVKRHFRDRMWALRVPRRVQELRNKVRVARRELTQNPGSPEPTPADLAAHTGLTEDEVTTGLEALESFSTLSLDAELSAGDDGYSLADTLGAPDTSYDVVVDRESAKEGLRRLPERERAILYMRFFEDMTQSRIADQLGISQMHVSRLISRSCARVRDEALADRARRQAADGSGEA, encoded by the coding sequence ATGCTCACCGACACGTCGACCAGCCGTCCCACCACCCAGGACCGCCCCGCCCCCGCCGGCAGGCGGCGGCACGACGACGCCCCCGACACCATGGCCCTCTTCGCCCGGCTGGCCGGGCTGGAGCAAGGCCCCGAGCGCGACGCCCTGCGCGACGAACTCGTCACCGCCTGGCTGCCCATGGCCCACCGCATCGCCGGCCGGTTCCGAGACCGCGGCGAATCGCTGGAGGACCTGCGCCAGGTCGCGGCCCTCGGGCTCGTGAAGGCCATCGACCGGTTCGAACCGGAACGCGGAGCCTTCGAGAGCTACGCCGTGCCCACCATCACCGGCGAGGTCAAGCGCCACTTCCGGGACCGCATGTGGGCCCTCAGGGTGCCCCGGCGCGTACAGGAACTGCGCAACAAGGTGCGGGTGGCCCGCCGCGAGCTCACCCAGAACCCCGGTTCCCCCGAGCCGACACCCGCCGACCTCGCCGCCCACACCGGCCTGACCGAGGACGAGGTCACCACCGGCCTGGAGGCCCTCGAAAGCTTCAGCACGCTGTCCCTGGACGCCGAGCTCTCGGCCGGCGACGACGGCTACAGCCTCGCCGACACCCTGGGCGCCCCCGACACGTCGTACGACGTCGTGGTCGACCGCGAATCCGCCAAGGAGGGCCTGCGTCGGCTGCCCGAGCGCGAGCGCGCCATTCTCTACATGCGCTTCTTCGAGGACATGACACAGAGCCGTATCGCCGACCAGCTCGGCATCTCGCAGATGCACGTCTCCCGGCTCATCAGCCGCAGCTGCGCGCGCGTGCGCGACGAGGCGCTGGCGGACCGGGCGCGGAGGCAGGCCGCCGACGGGTCGGGCGAGGCGTGA
- a CDS encoding DUF5133 domain-containing protein — MLIPDRAFLRRLVDAYEALRAEEAAKVAEPSPRARDLAYTLCVSTGTRDVRLALETAHRLLAAMPDRARLAD; from the coding sequence ATGCTGATACCCGACCGCGCGTTCCTGCGCCGTCTTGTCGACGCGTATGAGGCGCTGCGGGCCGAGGAGGCCGCGAAGGTGGCCGAGCCGAGCCCGCGGGCCCGGGATCTGGCCTACACACTCTGTGTTTCCACCGGCACGCGGGACGTGCGGCTGGCCCTGGAGACGGCTCACCGCCTGCTCGCGGCCATGCCCGACCGCGCGCGACTGGCCGACTGA
- a CDS encoding DUF1206 domain-containing protein, whose translation MTTSSTAQTGRIEAKRAARGSVVEGAARAGFTARGVIYLLVGVLALQIAFGDGGRQADRGGALAALADKPFGSVVLWALGIGLVGMALWRLSEVVFGSVGPDGRKATKRLLSGARCVFYAFVAYSVLSFAAGSGSGGSSDKQSKDITARALEWPAGQWLVGAAGVGVAVAGVWIAAQALRRSFHDKLKLAQMGPRVRKLVDVTGVGGGAARGVVFTAAGAFAVRAAVDYEPKKAKGLDDTLRSFAETPLGPWLLVLVAAGLVLFGVFSFAMARWRRV comes from the coding sequence ATGACCACGAGTTCCACGGCACAGACCGGCCGGATCGAGGCCAAACGCGCGGCGCGCGGTTCCGTAGTGGAGGGCGCCGCGCGCGCGGGGTTCACCGCCCGGGGAGTGATCTATCTACTGGTCGGGGTGCTGGCCCTGCAGATCGCCTTCGGCGACGGCGGGCGCCAGGCCGACCGCGGTGGCGCCCTCGCCGCCCTCGCCGACAAACCGTTCGGTTCCGTCGTCCTGTGGGCGCTGGGCATCGGGCTCGTCGGCATGGCGCTGTGGCGGCTGTCCGAGGTGGTGTTCGGCTCGGTCGGTCCTGACGGACGTAAGGCCACGAAACGGCTGCTGTCGGGGGCCCGCTGCGTTTTCTACGCGTTCGTCGCCTATTCCGTGCTGTCCTTCGCCGCCGGCTCCGGCAGCGGAGGATCGAGCGACAAACAGTCCAAGGACATCACCGCCCGGGCCCTGGAGTGGCCCGCGGGGCAATGGCTCGTGGGCGCCGCGGGCGTCGGCGTCGCGGTGGCCGGTGTGTGGATCGCCGCACAGGCGCTGCGCAGGTCCTTCCACGACAAGCTCAAGCTCGCCCAGATGGGCCCGCGGGTCAGGAAGCTGGTCGATGTGACGGGTGTCGGCGGCGGAGCGGCGCGCGGAGTGGTGTTCACCGCCGCGGGCGCGTTCGCCGTCCGAGCCGCTGTCGACTACGAGCCCAAGAAGGCGAAGGGCCTCGACGACACGCTCCGCTCGTTCGCCGAGACACCCCTCGGACCGTGGCTGCTCGTCCTGGTCGCGGCGGGGCTGGTGCTGTTCGGGGTGTTCTCGTTCGCGATGGCCCGCTGGCGACGTGTCTGA
- a CDS encoding FUSC family protein, giving the protein MNTARLRDRVAASDPGLLRLAAGLRTVGAIALTLVVLGLLKADVPHLVAGAIAAMVATFAIREKQRAPQAVTLALGLPVALASMSLGALLSSRVVAGDLFFVALIFCAVYGRRFGDRGTALGLIGFQLYFVSLFVGATVSGLPELYGVLGVAFLCSAAARFLLVPEAPAGLLERLREAFRARLAQLVSAQLQLLDAGPEEIDEALKDVREGTARLHETALMIQGRLEEGTSDAAAARLVQRRVADAEIAAERLGLLLLSARSAGRADTLTLHLPGAPAPRAGRMDGRDEAMARVRRDLEALRLLVLRPVAARSGTALSQVRNRLLGYREEENLPPAPPAVQDVFRGVGEAARAVLGLRIALDGPQDESDDSPATARSREELDAEDAVIDADDEDAGTQEELKGLGRPTTRAAVQVAVGSSLAIVGGEFLSSQRWYWAVLTCWIVFMNTASTGEILVKGYRRLLGTVLGVLAGIVLAGAVGQHTWTAFALVLVLVFAMFYTAPLSYTLMSFFVTAALGLLYTLLHTYSLSVLVLRVEETALGAACGVIAAAFVLPVRTDRRTNDLLVTVLERLGEVTEAAVDQLSGGSPVELLDQARDLDQALADLRAATQPLTHPITPLRARRDTARYVVALLETCAYHARSLAATAELLSTHPSIAADPRLRRAGRRIGDNIAAIAAHVADERSTDRVETGPSIASLLDTEVPGTPRFGRVTDRVLRHVQRLDETVTGLARPLHVPVTAPKR; this is encoded by the coding sequence GTGAACACAGCGAGGCTGCGCGACCGGGTCGCCGCGTCGGACCCGGGGCTGCTCCGGCTGGCCGCCGGGCTGCGCACGGTGGGGGCGATCGCGCTCACGCTGGTCGTACTCGGTCTGCTGAAGGCCGACGTCCCGCATCTGGTGGCGGGCGCCATCGCGGCGATGGTCGCGACGTTCGCCATCCGGGAGAAGCAGCGCGCCCCGCAGGCCGTGACGCTCGCCCTGGGCCTCCCGGTGGCGCTGGCCTCGATGTCCCTGGGCGCGCTCCTCAGCTCCCGCGTGGTGGCCGGTGACCTCTTCTTCGTCGCGCTGATCTTCTGCGCCGTCTACGGCCGCCGCTTCGGCGACCGGGGCACCGCGCTCGGACTGATCGGCTTCCAGCTCTACTTCGTGTCCCTGTTCGTCGGGGCGACCGTCTCCGGTCTGCCCGAGCTGTACGGCGTCCTCGGCGTCGCCTTCCTGTGCAGCGCGGCGGCACGCTTCCTACTGGTGCCGGAGGCTCCCGCGGGCCTTCTCGAACGCCTGCGGGAGGCTTTCCGGGCCCGGCTGGCCCAGCTGGTCTCCGCACAGCTCCAACTGCTGGACGCCGGGCCCGAGGAGATCGACGAGGCCCTGAAGGACGTCCGGGAGGGGACCGCGCGGCTGCACGAGACCGCGCTGATGATCCAGGGGCGGCTGGAGGAGGGGACCTCCGACGCGGCCGCGGCGCGGCTGGTACAGCGGCGTGTCGCGGACGCCGAGATCGCCGCCGAGCGACTCGGCCTGTTGCTGCTGAGCGCCCGCAGCGCCGGGCGGGCGGACACGCTGACCCTGCATCTGCCGGGCGCGCCGGCCCCGCGAGCGGGCCGGATGGACGGCCGGGACGAGGCGATGGCCCGGGTGCGCCGCGATCTGGAGGCGCTGCGGCTGCTGGTGCTGCGTCCCGTCGCCGCCAGGTCCGGCACGGCACTGTCCCAGGTCCGCAACCGGCTCCTCGGCTACCGCGAGGAGGAGAACCTGCCGCCCGCGCCGCCCGCCGTCCAGGACGTCTTCCGAGGTGTCGGTGAGGCCGCCCGCGCGGTGCTGGGGCTCAGGATCGCCCTGGACGGTCCGCAGGACGAGTCGGACGACTCCCCCGCGACGGCCCGTTCGCGCGAGGAGCTGGACGCCGAGGACGCGGTCATCGACGCCGATGACGAGGACGCCGGGACGCAGGAGGAGCTCAAGGGCCTCGGGCGGCCCACGACGCGGGCCGCGGTACAGGTGGCCGTGGGCTCCTCGCTCGCCATCGTCGGGGGCGAGTTCCTCTCCAGCCAGCGCTGGTACTGGGCGGTGCTGACCTGCTGGATCGTCTTCATGAACACCGCGTCCACGGGCGAGATCCTGGTCAAGGGCTACCGCCGGCTGCTGGGGACCGTCCTCGGCGTGCTGGCCGGGATCGTGCTGGCGGGGGCCGTCGGGCAGCACACCTGGACGGCGTTCGCCCTGGTGCTGGTGCTGGTGTTCGCGATGTTCTACACCGCGCCGCTCTCCTACACGCTGATGTCCTTCTTCGTCACCGCGGCCCTGGGGCTCCTCTACACGCTGCTGCACACCTACAGCCTTTCGGTGCTGGTGTTGCGCGTGGAGGAGACCGCGCTCGGCGCGGCCTGCGGAGTGATAGCGGCGGCGTTCGTCCTGCCGGTGCGCACGGACCGCCGTACGAACGACCTGCTCGTCACCGTCCTGGAGCGGCTCGGCGAGGTCACCGAGGCCGCCGTGGACCAGCTCAGCGGCGGCTCCCCCGTCGAACTGCTCGACCAGGCGCGCGACCTGGACCAGGCGCTGGCCGATCTGCGGGCGGCGACCCAGCCGCTGACGCATCCGATCACACCGCTGCGGGCCCGGCGCGACACGGCCCGCTATGTCGTGGCGCTCCTGGAGACATGTGCGTACCACGCGCGCTCGCTGGCGGCGACGGCCGAACTGCTGTCCACACACCCCTCGATCGCGGCGGATCCCCGGCTGCGCCGAGCCGGCCGGCGGATCGGGGACAACATAGCGGCGATCGCCGCGCATGTCGCCGACGAGCGCTCCACCGACCGGGTCGAGACCGGGCCGAGCATCGCGTCCCTGCTGGACACCGAAGTCCCCGGCACCCCGCGCTTCGGCCGTGTCACCGACCGCGTGCTGCGGCACGTACAGCGTCTGGACGAGACCGTGACGGGTCTGGCCAGGCCGCTTCACGTGCCGGTCACGGCGCCGAAGCGATAG
- a CDS encoding NAD(P)/FAD-dependent oxidoreductase — translation MNTVTRPRILVVGAGFAGVECVRRLERKLSPDEADVTLVTPFAYQLYLPLLPQVASGVLTPQSIAVSLRRSKKYRTRIIPGGAIGVDLKSKVCVIRTITDEIINEPYDYIVLAPGSITRTFDIPGLTDHAFGMKSLAEAAYIRDHVISQLDLADASQDPAERAARLQFVVVGGGYAGTETAACLQKLTHAAVKRYPRIDPSLIKWHLIDIAPKLMPELGDKLGRSAQEILRRRGIDVSLGVSIEKAGPEEVTFTDGRVIPTRTLIWTAGVVASPLIATLGAETIRGRLAVTAEMTLPGQDGVFALGDSAAVPDKAKDDDSAICPPTAQHAMRQGKVVADNVIATLRGQALKPYVHKDLGLVVDLGGTDAVSKPLGIELRGLPAQFAARGYHWAALRTNVAKVRVATNWTLNAIAGDDFVRTGFQARKPAKLKDFEYTDAYLTPEQVRKQVEGARALDQ, via the coding sequence ATGAACACCGTGACACGACCCAGGATCCTGGTGGTTGGCGCCGGCTTCGCCGGTGTCGAATGCGTTCGCCGGCTGGAGCGGAAACTCTCCCCGGACGAAGCCGACGTCACGCTGGTGACGCCGTTCGCCTACCAGCTCTATCTCCCGCTGCTGCCCCAGGTCGCCTCCGGCGTGCTGACGCCCCAGTCGATCGCCGTCTCGCTGCGCCGCAGCAAGAAGTACCGCACCCGGATCATCCCGGGCGGCGCGATCGGCGTGGATCTCAAGTCCAAGGTCTGCGTGATCCGCACCATCACCGACGAGATCATCAACGAGCCGTACGACTACATCGTGTTGGCTCCCGGCAGCATCACCCGCACCTTCGACATCCCCGGGCTCACCGATCACGCCTTCGGCATGAAGAGCCTCGCCGAGGCCGCCTACATCCGCGACCACGTCATCTCCCAGCTCGATCTCGCGGACGCCAGCCAGGACCCGGCCGAGCGCGCGGCCCGGCTGCAGTTCGTGGTCGTCGGCGGCGGATACGCCGGTACCGAGACCGCCGCCTGTCTGCAGAAACTCACCCACGCGGCGGTCAAGCGCTACCCGCGCATCGACCCGTCACTGATCAAGTGGCATCTGATCGACATCGCCCCGAAGCTGATGCCGGAGCTGGGCGACAAGCTGGGACGCAGCGCGCAGGAGATCCTGCGCCGGCGCGGCATCGACGTGTCGCTGGGCGTCTCCATCGAGAAGGCGGGCCCCGAGGAGGTCACCTTCACCGACGGCCGGGTGATCCCCACCCGGACCTTGATCTGGACGGCCGGGGTCGTCGCGAGCCCGCTGATCGCCACGCTCGGCGCCGAGACGATCCGCGGGCGGCTCGCGGTCACCGCCGAGATGACCCTGCCGGGCCAGGACGGCGTCTTCGCGCTCGGCGACTCCGCCGCCGTGCCGGACAAGGCCAAGGACGACGACAGCGCGATCTGCCCGCCCACGGCGCAGCACGCCATGCGCCAGGGCAAGGTGGTCGCCGACAACGTCATCGCGACGCTGCGGGGCCAGGCGCTGAAGCCGTACGTCCACAAGGACCTCGGCCTCGTCGTCGACCTCGGCGGCACGGATGCCGTGTCCAAGCCGCTCGGCATCGAACTGCGCGGCCTGCCCGCCCAGTTCGCGGCCCGCGGCTACCACTGGGCCGCGCTGCGCACCAACGTCGCCAAGGTCCGCGTGGCGACGAACTGGACGCTCAACGCCATCGCGGGCGACGACTTCGTCCGCACCGGCTTCCAGGCCCGCAAGCCCGCCAAGCTGAAGGACTTCGAGTACACCGACGCGTATCTGACGCCGGAACAGGTCCGGAAGCAGGTCGAGGGAGCGCGGGCACTGGACCAGTAG
- a CDS encoding PRC-barrel domain containing protein, with amino-acid sequence MTTDRIWSYAPDSGYVEGQDLTGFTVVASDGTIGHVDRQAAPHGMGHLVVDTGVWVFGRSVLVPVGVVTGVDTQGRRITLACTGSEVKAAPRFGTDSETRDRDYLAAVGAYYLRLAATA; translated from the coding sequence GTGACCACCGACAGAATCTGGTCGTACGCGCCGGACAGCGGATACGTCGAGGGACAGGACCTGACGGGCTTCACCGTCGTCGCGAGCGACGGCACGATCGGACACGTGGACCGGCAGGCCGCCCCGCACGGCATGGGACACCTCGTCGTCGACACCGGCGTCTGGGTCTTCGGCAGGAGCGTCCTGGTACCGGTGGGCGTCGTCACCGGCGTCGACACCCAGGGCCGACGCATCACGCTGGCCTGCACCGGGTCGGAGGTGAAGGCGGCCCCGCGTTTCGGGACGGACAGCGAGACCAGGGACCGCGATTACCTTGCGGCGGTCGGCGCCTACTACCTGAGGCTCGCGGCCACGGCCTGA
- a CDS encoding ATP-binding protein, with product MATEPHWDETLTSEAIPSRTTRFAGEPHCVTGARLAAEEFLGDLADRVPPASAEHWDDILLIVTELAANAVQYAPGPFALRLRRTFDGVHVTLRDTNPTPPAPRAFDPRSGGGGVGWHLVHALCDQVSVVTDDRGKDVHAFLPW from the coding sequence ATGGCGACCGAGCCGCATTGGGACGAGACACTGACTTCCGAAGCGATTCCGAGCCGTACGACCCGTTTCGCGGGAGAACCGCACTGCGTGACGGGCGCGCGGCTTGCCGCTGAGGAATTCCTCGGCGACCTGGCCGACCGGGTGCCGCCCGCGAGCGCCGAGCACTGGGACGACATCCTGTTGATCGTCACCGAACTCGCCGCCAACGCGGTCCAGTACGCTCCCGGCCCCTTCGCACTCCGTTTGCGCCGGACCTTCGACGGCGTGCACGTGACCCTGCGCGACACCAATCCCACACCGCCCGCGCCCCGCGCCTTCGATCCGCGCAGCGGCGGCGGGGGCGTCGGCTGGCACCTCGTGCACGCCCTGTGCGACCAGGTCAGCGTGGTCACGGACGACCGAGGCAAGGACGTGCACGCCTTTCTGCCGTGGTGA
- a CDS encoding AMP-dependent synthetase/ligase, with protein sequence MRDFALAPRTISRSSGGLADSVFERAELDPTLPVLARRPEGSSGGWQEVTAVELRDEVVDLAKGLVASGISPGHRVAIMARTRCEWTVLSYALWTVGAEVVPIYPTSSREQVEWILRDTGCVAVVVEDEQAVMTVGSVCASLPGLRHVWQLDADALEGLTERGRMIPLATVESLRRIVLPDSTAVVTYTSGTAGRPLGCALSHRGLASPVDTLLEGWRRITAPAGQQPSVLAFLPFSHVYGLMIQGVCIRGGLLMAHEPDLSEEALASALNSFRPTYFYAVPSVFEKIYKNFLRASQQAGRGALFERAADTARDFALACERQRLGEGPGPGFDLRLQHALYERTVYRRLRAALGGRARRATSGGSTLNRELSLFYEGIGVYVHDGYGLTETCGGITMQPLGREKSGTVGRPLPGVDLRVADDGEILVRGPSVFQGYVNDEAATRAALYGGWLATGDLGRLDADGYLTITGRKKDIIVTTSGKSVAPSALEHRLRMHPLIHQAVVVGDNRPCVGALLTLDPVFLAHWRGVLVAQQDPSAREENALREEIGRAVAAANSTVSRSESIRVFRVLSEPFDQANGLLTPSMKLRRDEIVRRYALEIDAMYQARSPGARRTPAEDVLSWDDSDNVFG encoded by the coding sequence ATGCGCGACTTCGCCCTCGCTCCCCGGACCATCTCGCGCTCCAGTGGTGGCCTGGCCGACAGCGTTTTCGAGAGGGCGGAGCTCGACCCCACCCTGCCGGTGCTCGCCCGCCGTCCCGAGGGTTCCTCGGGAGGCTGGCAGGAGGTCACGGCCGTGGAGCTGAGGGACGAGGTGGTGGACCTCGCGAAGGGGCTGGTCGCGTCCGGGATCTCGCCCGGCCACCGGGTGGCGATCATGGCGCGCACCCGCTGCGAGTGGACGGTTCTCAGTTATGCGCTGTGGACGGTCGGCGCCGAGGTCGTGCCGATCTATCCGACGTCGTCGCGCGAACAGGTCGAGTGGATCCTGCGGGACACCGGCTGTGTGGCCGTGGTGGTGGAGGACGAGCAGGCGGTGATGACGGTCGGCTCGGTGTGCGCCTCGCTGCCCGGACTCCGCCATGTCTGGCAGTTGGACGCGGACGCCCTGGAAGGGCTGACGGAGCGGGGCCGGATGATCCCGCTCGCCACGGTCGAGTCGCTGCGCCGCATCGTGCTGCCGGACTCCACCGCGGTCGTCACCTACACCTCCGGCACCGCGGGCCGTCCGCTGGGCTGCGCACTCAGTCACCGCGGCCTCGCGAGCCCCGTGGACACGCTGCTCGAGGGCTGGCGCCGGATCACGGCACCGGCGGGACAGCAGCCGTCCGTCCTCGCTTTCCTGCCCTTCTCCCATGTGTACGGCCTCATGATCCAGGGCGTGTGCATCCGCGGCGGTCTGCTCATGGCCCATGAGCCCGACCTGAGCGAGGAGGCGCTGGCCTCCGCCCTGAATTCCTTCCGCCCCACCTACTTCTACGCGGTCCCCTCGGTCTTCGAGAAGATCTACAAGAACTTCCTGCGCGCCTCCCAGCAGGCGGGCCGCGGCGCCCTGTTCGAGCGGGCCGCCGACACGGCACGGGACTTCGCCCTGGCCTGCGAGCGGCAGCGGCTGGGCGAGGGCCCCGGTCCCGGTTTCGACCTGCGGCTCCAGCACGCCCTGTACGAACGGACGGTGTACCGCAGACTGCGGGCAGCGCTGGGCGGCCGGGCCCGGCGTGCCACCTCGGGCGGCTCCACCCTCAACCGTGAGCTCTCCCTGTTCTACGAGGGCATCGGTGTCTACGTCCACGACGGATACGGGCTCACCGAGACCTGCGGCGGAATCACCATGCAGCCGCTGGGCCGCGAGAAGTCCGGGACCGTGGGCCGGCCCCTGCCGGGTGTGGACCTGCGGGTGGCGGACGACGGAGAGATCCTGGTGCGCGGGCCGTCGGTCTTCCAGGGGTATGTCAACGACGAGGCCGCGACACGGGCCGCGCTGTACGGCGGCTGGCTGGCCACCGGGGACCTCGGGCGGCTGGACGCCGACGGCTATCTGACGATCACCGGCCGCAAGAAGGACATCATCGTCACCACCAGCGGCAAGAGCGTGGCCCCGTCCGCTCTGGAACACCGGCTGAGGATGCACCCGCTCATCCACCAGGCCGTGGTGGTGGGTGACAACCGGCCCTGCGTGGGCGCCCTGCTCACCCTGGACCCGGTGTTCCTGGCCCACTGGAGAGGGGTCCTGGTGGCCCAGCAGGACCCCTCGGCGCGGGAGGAGAACGCGCTGCGGGAGGAGATCGGGCGGGCCGTGGCCGCCGCCAACAGCACGGTCTCGCGCTCGGAGTCGATCCGGGTGTTCCGGGTGCTGTCGGAGCCGTTCGACCAGGCCAACGGCCTGCTGACGCCGTCGATGAAGCTGCGCCGGGACGAGATCGTGCGCCGGTACGCGCTGGAGATCGACGCGATGTACCAGGCCCGCTCGCCCGGTGCCCGGCGCACACCGGCAGAGGACGTGCTGAGCTGGGACGACTCGGACAACGTGTTCGGGTGA
- a CDS encoding glutamate--cysteine ligase 2: MRTVGVEEELLLVDPETGEPQALSAAVLARAAQDGPDQDVFEKELHNQMLEFATHPQSGMDELRAEIVRCRKEAARLAGDSGCAVASLATSPLPVSPSVGIGRRYQWMADQYGLATREQLVMGCHVHVSVESDEEAVAVVDRMQPWLSVLTAMSANSPFWQGKDTGYGSYRSRVWQRWPSAGPTEPFRSAERYHRRVADMVATGVILDEGMIYFDARLSRNYPTVEIRVSDVCLHADTAVLLATLARGLVETAAREWRAGREPSTHSVSLLRLAAWRAARSGLSEELLHPATMHRMPAETVVRALLEHVEDALADSGDLDRARESCAELLRHGNGARVQRELLERTGSLRDVVTECVRLTQA; the protein is encoded by the coding sequence GTGCGCACCGTCGGAGTGGAGGAGGAACTCCTCCTGGTCGACCCCGAGACCGGCGAGCCGCAGGCGCTGTCCGCGGCCGTGCTCGCGCGGGCCGCGCAGGACGGGCCGGACCAGGACGTCTTCGAGAAGGAGCTGCACAACCAGATGCTGGAGTTCGCCACTCACCCGCAGTCGGGGATGGACGAGCTCCGCGCCGAGATCGTGCGCTGCCGCAAGGAGGCCGCCCGGCTCGCCGGCGACAGTGGTTGTGCCGTGGCCTCCCTGGCCACCTCGCCGCTGCCCGTCAGCCCCTCGGTCGGCATCGGCCGCCGCTACCAGTGGATGGCGGACCAGTACGGCCTCGCCACCCGCGAGCAGCTCGTCATGGGCTGTCACGTCCATGTGTCCGTGGAATCCGACGAGGAGGCCGTCGCCGTCGTCGACCGGATGCAGCCCTGGCTGTCGGTGCTGACCGCGATGAGCGCCAACTCGCCTTTCTGGCAGGGCAAGGACACCGGCTACGGCAGCTACCGCAGCCGGGTGTGGCAGCGCTGGCCGTCGGCCGGTCCGACCGAGCCCTTCCGCTCGGCGGAGCGCTATCACCGGCGGGTCGCGGACATGGTGGCGACCGGCGTCATCCTGGACGAGGGAATGATCTACTTCGACGCCCGGCTGTCGCGGAACTACCCGACGGTGGAGATCCGGGTCTCGGACGTCTGTCTGCACGCGGACACGGCTGTTCTCCTGGCGACCCTCGCCCGCGGGCTGGTGGAGACGGCCGCGCGCGAGTGGCGGGCGGGCCGGGAGCCGTCGACGCACAGCGTGAGCCTGCTGCGGCTGGCCGCCTGGCGGGCCGCGCGCTCCGGACTGTCCGAGGAGTTGCTCCACCCGGCGACCATGCATCGGATGCCCGCGGAAACGGTGGTGCGGGCCCTGCTGGAGCACGTCGAGGACGCGCTCGCCGACAGCGGTGACCTGGACCGGGCCCGCGAGTCCTGTGCCGAACTGCTGCGGCACGGCAACGGTGCCCGGGTGCAGCGCGAGCTGCTGGAGCGCACCGGGAGCCTGCGGGATGTGGTCACCGAGTGCGTGCGGCTGACGCAGGCGTAG